A part of Escherichia marmotae genomic DNA contains:
- a CDS encoding DUF2754 domain-containing protein — MNLPVKIRRDWHYYAFAIGLIFILNGVVGLLGFEAKGWQTYAVGLVTWVISFWLAGLIIRRRDDETENAQ, encoded by the coding sequence ATGAATTTGCCTGTAAAAATCCGCCGCGACTGGCACTACTATGCGTTCGCCATTGGTCTCATTTTCATTCTTAACGGTGTGGTGGGTTTGCTGGGATTTGAAGCAAAAGGTTGGCAGACATATGCAGTCGGTCTGGTGACGTGGGTAATTAGTTTCTGGCTGGCGGGGCTGATTATTCGTCGTCGCGATGACGAAACTGAAAACGCCCAATAA
- the iprA gene encoding hydrogen peroxide resistance inhibitor IprA gives MLSVVKPLQEFGKLDKCLSRYGTRFEFNNEKQVIFSSDVNSEDTFVILEGVISLRREENVLIGITQAPYIMGLADGLMKNDIPYKLISEGNCMGYHLPAKQTITLIEQHQLWRDAFYWLAWQNRILELRDVQLIGHNSYEQIRATLLSMIDWNDELRSCIGVMNYIHQRTRISRSVVAEVLAALRKGGYIEMNKGKLVAINRLPSEY, from the coding sequence ATGTTATCTGTAGTTAAACCTCTTCAGGAATTTGGTAAGCTCGATAAGTGTTTGTCCAGATACGGCACGCGCTTCGAGTTTAATAATGAAAAACAAGTTATATTTTCAAGTGATGTTAATAGCGAAGATACATTCGTTATTTTAGAAGGTGTTATCTCTCTGCGTAGAGAAGAAAACGTACTTATCGGTATTACCCAGGCTCCTTATATTATGGGTCTGGCTGATGGATTAATGAAAAACGATATACCATACAAATTAATATCAGAAGGAAACTGTATGGGATATCATCTGCCTGCCAAACAAACCATTACTCTTATTGAACAACATCAACTCTGGCGTGACGCTTTCTATTGGTTAGCCTGGCAAAATCGAATTCTGGAATTACGTGACGTTCAGCTCATTGGTCACAATTCCTATGAACAAATCCGCGCTACTTTATTATCAATGATTGACTGGAATGACGAATTGCGTTCATGTATTGGTGTTATGAATTATATCCATCAACGTACACGCATATCACGTTCTGTCGTGGCAGAAGTTCTCGCGGCTTTACGCAAGGGCGGCTATATCGAAATGAATAAAGGCAAACTGGTTGCTATCAACCGTTTGCCTTCAGAGTATTAA
- the sbmA gene encoding peptide antibiotic transporter SbmA: MFKSFFPKPGTFFLSAFVWALIAVIFWQAGGGDWVARITGASGQIPISAARFWSLDFLVFYAYYIVCVGLFALFWFIYSPHRWQYWSILGTALIIFVTWFLVEVGVAVNAWYAPFYDLIQTALSSPHKVTIEQFYREVGVFLGIALIAVVISVLNNFFVSHYVFRWRTAMNEYYMANWQQLRHIEGAAQRVQEDTMRFASTLENMGVSFINAIMTLIAFLPVLVTLSAHVPELPIIGHIPYGLVIAAIVWSLMGTGLLAVVGIKLPGLEFKNQRVEAAYRKELVYGEDDASRATPPTVRELFSAVRKNYFRLYFHYMYFNIARILYLQVDNVFGLFLLFPSIVAGTITLGLMTQITNVFGQVRGAFQYLINSWTTLVELMSIYKRLRSFEHELDGDKIQEVTHTLS; this comes from the coding sequence ATGTTTAAGTCTTTTTTCCCAAAGCCGGGTACGTTTTTCCTCTCGGCCTTTGTTTGGGCATTGATTGCCGTGATCTTCTGGCAAGCCGGTGGTGGTGATTGGGTGGCTCGTATCACCGGGGCTTCCGGGCAGATCCCGATTAGCGCCGCCCGTTTCTGGTCATTAGACTTCCTGGTTTTTTATGCTTACTACATTGTTTGTGTAGGACTCTTTGCGCTGTTCTGGTTTATATACAGCCCGCATCGTTGGCAATACTGGTCAATACTCGGTACTGCGCTGATTATCTTCGTTACCTGGTTTCTGGTGGAAGTTGGGGTTGCCGTCAACGCCTGGTATGCGCCGTTCTATGATCTGATCCAAACCGCGCTAAGTTCGCCGCATAAAGTGACCATTGAACAGTTTTATCGCGAAGTGGGCGTCTTTCTGGGGATTGCGCTGATTGCGGTAGTGATCAGTGTGTTGAACAATTTCTTTGTTAGCCACTATGTGTTCCGCTGGCGTACAGCGATGAACGAGTACTACATGGCAAACTGGCAACAACTCCGTCATATCGAAGGTGCCGCCCAGCGTGTGCAGGAAGACACTATGCGTTTTGCCTCTACGTTGGAAAATATGGGGGTAAGTTTTATCAACGCTATCATGACGTTGATCGCCTTCTTGCCGGTGTTGGTGACGCTCTCCGCGCATGTGCCGGAATTGCCGATTATTGGACATATTCCGTATGGCCTGGTGATTGCTGCCATCGTCTGGTCGCTGATGGGCACCGGGCTGCTGGCGGTGGTGGGGATCAAACTGCCGGGACTGGAATTTAAAAACCAGCGCGTAGAAGCGGCTTATCGTAAAGAGTTGGTTTATGGTGAAGACGATGCATCGCGCGCGACGCCGCCAACGGTACGCGAGCTGTTCAGCGCCGTGCGGAAGAACTATTTTCGTCTCTATTTTCACTATATGTATTTCAATATTGCCCGCATTCTCTATTTGCAGGTTGATAACGTTTTCGGTTTGTTCTTGCTGTTTCCGTCGATTGTTGCCGGTACGATTACGCTCGGCCTGATGACGCAAATTACCAACGTTTTCGGTCAGGTGCGCGGTGCTTTCCAGTATCTGATTAACTCATGGACTACGTTGGTAGAGTTAATGTCTATCTACAAACGTCTGCGCAGCTTTGAACATGAGCTGGATGGTGACAAAATTCAGGAAGTAACCCATACGTTGAGTTAA
- a CDS encoding DUF2755 family protein — MADFTLSKSLFNGKYRNTSSTPGNIAYALFVLFCFWIGAQLLNLLVHAPGVYERLMQVQDTGRPRVEIGLGVGTIFGLIPFLVGCFIFAVVALWLHWRHRRQ, encoded by the coding sequence ATGGCTGATTTCACCCTATCAAAATCGCTGTTTAACGGAAAATATCGCAACACCTCTTCAACGCCTGGCAACATTGCCTATGCGCTGTTTGTACTGTTTTGCTTTTGGATTGGGGCGCAATTACTGAATCTGTTGGTGCATGCGCCTGGCGTCTATGAGCGTTTAATGCAGGTTCAGGATACAGGCCGCCCACGAGTGGAAATCGGCTTAGGTGTCGGCACCATTTTTGGGCTAATCCCATTTTTGGTTGGTTGCTTCATTTTTGCCGTGGTTGCTTTATGGCTGCACTGGCGACATCGTCGCCAGTAA
- the yaiW gene encoding surface-exposed outer membrane lipoprotein YaiW, which produces MSQFTRLSSLSLLAVLVLAGCSSQAPQPLKKGEKAIDVASVVRQKLPASVKDRDAWAKDIATTFESQGLAPTLENVCSVLAVAQQESNYQADPAVPGLSKIAWQEIDRRAERMHIPAFLVHTALKIKSPNGKSYSERLDSVRTEKQLSAIFDDLSSMVPMGQTLFGSLNPVRTGGPMQVSIAFAEQHTKGYPWKMDGTVRQEVFSRRGGLWFGTYHLLNYPASYSAPIYRFADFNAGWYASRNAAFQNAVSKASGVKLALDGDLIRYDSKEPGKTELATRKLAGKLGMSDSEIRRQLEKGDRFSFEETALYQKVYQLAEAKTGKSLPREMLPGIQLESPKITRNLTTAWFAKRVDERRARCMKP; this is translated from the coding sequence ATGTCGCAGTTCACTCGTCTTTCTTCGCTTTCATTGTTGGCGGTTCTGGTTTTAGCGGGGTGTAGTAGTCAGGCTCCGCAACCGTTGAAAAAGGGCGAAAAAGCGATAGATGTAGCGAGCGTCGTGCGGCAGAAGTTGCCCGCCAGCGTGAAAGACCGCGATGCCTGGGCGAAAGATATTGCCACCACTTTTGAAAGTCAGGGGCTGGCACCGACGCTGGAAAACGTCTGCTCGGTGCTGGCGGTGGCACAGCAGGAGTCTAATTATCAGGCGGATCCGGCCGTTCCGGGCTTAAGTAAAATTGCCTGGCAAGAGATTGACCGTCGCGCCGAACGGATGCATATCCCCGCTTTTTTGGTTCATACCGCGCTGAAAATTAAATCACCAAACGGCAAAAGTTACAGCGAACGGTTAGATTCCGTGCGTACAGAAAAGCAGTTAAGCGCGATTTTTGACGATCTGAGCAGCATGGTGCCGATGGGCCAGACGCTGTTTGGTTCGCTTAACCCGGTGCGCACGGGTGGGCCGATGCAAGTCAGCATTGCTTTTGCCGAACAGCATACCAAAGGCTATCCGTGGAAAATGGACGGTACTGTCCGTCAGGAAGTCTTTAGTCGTCGCGGCGGATTATGGTTTGGTACTTACCATTTACTGAATTATCCCGCCAGTTACAGCGCGCCGATATATCGTTTTGCTGACTTTAATGCCGGCTGGTATGCCAGTCGGAACGCCGCGTTTCAGAACGCGGTCAGCAAAGCCAGCGGCGTGAAACTGGCGCTGGATGGGGATTTGATTCGCTATGACAGCAAAGAACCCGGTAAAACAGAACTGGCAACGCGCAAACTGGCAGGCAAACTGGGTATGAGTGACAGCGAAATTCGCCGTCAGTTAGAGAAAGGGGACCGCTTCTCTTTTGAAGAGACGGCGCTGTACCAGAAAGTTTATCAGCTTGCAGAAGCGAAAACGGGTAAATCGCTACCACGTGAAATGTTGCCCGGTATCCAACTGGAAAGCCCGAAAATCACTCGTAACCTTACAACAGCATGGTTTGCGAAGCGCGTTGATGAGCGACGGGCGCGTTGTATGAAACCGTGA
- the phoA gene encoding alkaline phosphatase produces MKQSTIALALLPLLFTPVTNAQTPQTPILENRAAQGDITTPGGARRLTGDQTAALRDSLSDKPVKNIILLIGDGMGDSEITAARNYAEGAGGFFKGIDALPLTGQYTHYSLDKRTGKPDYVTDSAASATAWSTGVKTYNGALGVDIHEKDHPTILEMAKAAGLATGNVSTAELQDATPAALVAHVTSRKCYGPSVTSEKCPSNALEKGGKGSITEQLLNARADVTLGGGAKTFAETATAGEWQGKTLREQAQARGYQLVTDTASLEAVTEANQDKPLLGLFSDGNMPVRWKGPKASYHGNIDKPAVTCTPNPQRNDSIPTLAQMTDKAIELLSKNEKGFFLQVEGASIDKQDHAANPCGQIGETVDLDEAVQRALEFAKKDGNTLVVVTADHAHASQIVPPDTKAPGLTQALNTKDGAVMVMSYGNSEEDSQEHTGSQLRIAAYGPHAANVVGLTDQTDLFYTMKAALGL; encoded by the coding sequence GTGAAACAAAGCACTATTGCACTGGCTCTCTTACCGTTATTGTTTACCCCTGTAACAAACGCCCAGACGCCGCAGACACCCATTCTGGAAAACCGGGCTGCACAGGGAGATATTACTACGCCCGGCGGTGCCCGCCGTTTAACAGGCGATCAGACCGCCGCCTTGCGTGATTCACTTAGCGATAAGCCGGTAAAAAATATTATATTACTGATTGGCGATGGGATGGGGGATTCGGAAATTACTGCCGCACGAAATTATGCCGAAGGTGCGGGCGGTTTTTTTAAAGGAATCGATGCGTTACCGCTTACCGGGCAATACACTCACTATTCTCTGGATAAAAGAACCGGTAAACCGGACTACGTAACCGACTCCGCTGCGTCAGCAACCGCCTGGTCAACTGGCGTCAAAACCTATAACGGCGCGTTGGGCGTCGATATTCATGAAAAAGATCATCCAACGATACTGGAGATGGCAAAAGCCGCAGGCCTGGCCACTGGCAACGTTTCAACGGCTGAATTGCAGGATGCCACACCTGCCGCGCTGGTGGCGCATGTGACGTCGCGCAAATGCTACGGACCGAGCGTTACCAGTGAAAAATGCCCGAGTAATGCGCTGGAAAAAGGCGGTAAAGGCTCCATCACTGAACAACTGCTTAACGCTCGTGCCGATGTAACGCTTGGCGGCGGTGCAAAAACGTTTGCAGAAACAGCAACCGCCGGTGAATGGCAGGGAAAAACGCTGCGTGAACAAGCACAGGCGCGTGGTTATCAGTTAGTGACTGATACAGCCTCGTTAGAAGCGGTGACGGAGGCAAATCAGGATAAACCACTGCTCGGATTATTTTCCGATGGCAATATGCCGGTACGCTGGAAAGGTCCAAAGGCGTCTTATCACGGCAATATCGATAAGCCTGCGGTAACTTGTACTCCGAATCCGCAGCGTAATGACAGCATACCGACGTTAGCGCAGATGACCGACAAGGCCATTGAGTTATTAAGTAAAAATGAAAAAGGCTTCTTCCTGCAAGTCGAAGGTGCATCGATCGACAAACAGGATCACGCCGCGAATCCTTGTGGGCAAATTGGTGAGACGGTTGACCTTGATGAAGCTGTACAACGGGCGCTGGAATTTGCCAAAAAAGATGGTAACACCCTGGTAGTGGTAACGGCTGACCATGCTCACGCCAGCCAAATTGTCCCGCCGGATACCAAAGCACCGGGTCTGACTCAGGCGTTAAATACCAAAGATGGCGCAGTAATGGTGATGAGCTACGGTAACTCTGAAGAGGATTCGCAAGAGCATACTGGCAGCCAGTTGCGTATTGCTGCTTATGGCCCGCACGCTGCAAATGTCGTTGGCCTGACCGATCAGACCGATCTCTTCTACACCATGAAAGCCGCATTGGGCCTGTAA
- the ddlA gene encoding D-alanine--D-alanine ligase, translating into MEKLRVGIVFGGKSAEHEVSLQSAKNIVDAIDKSRFDVVLLGIDKQGQWHVSDASNYLLNADDPAHIALRPSATSLAQVPGRHEHQLIDAQNGQPLPTVDVIFPIVHGTLGEDGSLQGMLRVANLPFVGSDVLASAACMDKDVTKRLLRDAGLNIAPFITLTRANRHKISFAEVESKLGLPLFVKPANQGSSVGVSKVTNEEQYTIAVDLAFEFDHKVIVEQGIKGREIECAVLGNDNPQASTCGEIVLTSDFYAYDTKYIDEDGAKVVVPAAIAPDINDKIRAIAIQAYQALGCAGMARVDVFLTPENEVVINEINTLPGFTNISMYPKLWQASGLGYTDLITRLIELALERHAADNALKTTM; encoded by the coding sequence ATGGAAAAACTGCGGGTAGGTATCGTTTTTGGTGGAAAATCAGCGGAACATGAAGTGTCTCTGCAATCGGCAAAAAACATTGTCGATGCCATTGATAAAAGTCGTTTCGACGTTGTGCTGTTGGGCATTGATAAACAAGGGCAATGGCACGTCAGCGATGCCAGTAATTATCTGCTAAACGCAGACGATCCTGCCCATATCGCGTTGCGCCCTTCGGCTACCAGCCTCGCGCAGGTGCCGGGTAGACATGAGCATCAACTTATTGATGCACAGAACGGCCAACCATTGCCGACGGTAGATGTCATTTTCCCGATTGTCCACGGTACGCTGGGTGAAGATGGCTCCCTGCAGGGGATGTTGCGGGTCGCTAATTTACCGTTTGTCGGTTCCGATGTGCTGGCCTCTGCCGCCTGTATGGATAAAGACGTCACCAAACGTCTGCTGCGTGATGCCGGGTTGAACATTGCGCCATTTATTACCCTGACACGCGCCAATCGTCACAAAATCAGTTTTGCCGAAGTGGAGTCTAAACTGGGTTTACCGCTGTTCGTTAAACCCGCTAACCAGGGCTCTTCTGTTGGCGTCAGCAAAGTGACTAACGAAGAACAGTACACGATTGCCGTCGATCTGGCGTTCGAGTTCGATCACAAAGTGATCGTTGAACAAGGGATCAAAGGGCGTGAGATCGAATGCGCGGTTCTGGGCAACGACAATCCGCAAGCCAGCACCTGTGGCGAGATCGTCCTGACCAGCGATTTCTACGCCTACGACACCAAATACATTGACGAAGATGGTGCGAAAGTGGTGGTTCCGGCAGCCATTGCGCCAGACATCAACGATAAGATCCGGGCGATTGCCATTCAGGCTTATCAGGCGCTGGGCTGTGCTGGCATGGCGCGTGTAGACGTCTTCTTAACGCCGGAAAACGAGGTGGTGATCAACGAGATCAACACGCTGCCGGGCTTCACTAATATCAGCATGTATCCGAAGTTGTGGCAAGCCAGCGGTCTGGGCTACACCGACCTGATCACGCGTTTGATTGAACTGGCACTGGAACGTCACGCTGCGGATAACGCGTTGAAAACCACAATGTAA
- the ampH gene encoding D-alanyl-D-alanine-carboxypeptidase/endopeptidase AmpH, whose protein sequence is MKRSLLFSAVLCAASLTSVHAAQSITEPEFASDIVDRYADHIFYGSGATGMALVVIDGNQRVFRSYGETRPGNNVRPQLDSVVRIASLTKLMTSEMLVKLLDQGTVKLNDPLSKYAPPGARVPTYNGTPITLVNLATHTSALPREQPGGAANRPVFVWPTREQRWKYLSTAKLKAAPGSQAAYSNLAFDLLADALANASGKPYTQLFEEQITRPLGMKDTTYTPSPDQCRRLMVAERGASPCNNTLAAIGSGGVYSTPGDMMRWMQQYLSSDFYQRSNQADRMQTLIYQRTQFTKVIGMDVPGKADALGLGWVYMAPKDGRPGIIQKTGGGGGFITYMAMIPQKNIGAFVVVTRSPLTRFKNMSDGINDLVTELSGNKPLVIPAS, encoded by the coding sequence TTGAAACGTAGTCTGCTTTTTTCTGCCGTGCTGTGTGCGGCGTCATTGACCTCCGTCCATGCGGCGCAGTCGATCACCGAACCGGAGTTCGCCTCTGATATTGTCGATCGCTATGCCGATCATATTTTTTACGGCAGCGGTGCCACGGGGATGGCCCTGGTTGTTATCGATGGTAATCAGCGCGTCTTCCGCAGTTATGGGGAAACGCGTCCCGGTAATAACGTTCGCCCACAATTAGATTCTGTCGTGCGAATTGCGTCGCTCACTAAGCTGATGACCAGTGAGATGCTGGTGAAATTGCTCGATCAAGGGACGGTGAAATTAAACGATCCGCTAAGTAAATATGCGCCGCCAGGCGCACGCGTGCCGACCTACAATGGAACGCCCATTACGCTGGTGAATCTGGCAACCCATACCAGCGCCCTGCCGCGTGAACAGCCCGGCGGCGCAGCAAATCGTCCGGTGTTTGTCTGGCCGACTCGCGAGCAACGTTGGAAATACCTTTCTACCGCCAAACTAAAAGCCGCACCGGGTAGTCAGGCTGCATATTCCAACCTCGCATTCGACTTACTGGCAGATGCGCTGGCGAATGCTTCCGGCAAACCATATACGCAGTTGTTTGAAGAGCAGATTACCCGTCCGCTGGGGATGAAAGACACCACATACACACCATCACCGGACCAGTGCCGTCGTTTAATGGTTGCCGAGCGCGGGGCCAGTCCTTGTAATAATACCCTGGCAGCAATAGGCAGCGGCGGTGTTTATTCCACGCCTGGCGATATGATGCGCTGGATGCAGCAGTATTTGTCGTCTGATTTTTATCAGCGCAGCAACCAGGCGGATCGTATGCAGACGCTGATTTATCAACGCACGCAGTTTACGAAAGTGATCGGCATGGATGTACCCGGTAAAGCAGATGCGCTCGGTTTAGGCTGGGTATATATGGCACCGAAAGATGGGCGTCCGGGAATTATTCAGAAAACAGGCGGCGGTGGCGGATTCATTACCTATATGGCGATGATCCCGCAAAAAAATATTGGTGCTTTTGTGGTCGTCACGCGTTCGCCGTTGACACGCTTTAAAAATATGAGTGATGGCATCAATGATTTGGTGACCGAACTTAGCGGGAATAAACCATTGGTCATCCCCGCGTCCTGA
- the iraP gene encoding anti-adapter protein IraP codes for MKNLIAELLFKLAQKEEESKELCAQVEALEIIVTAMLRNMAQKDQQRLIDQVEGALYAVKPDASIPDDDTELLRDYVKKLLRHPRQ; via the coding sequence ATGAAAAATCTCATTGCTGAGTTGTTATTTAAGCTTGCCCAAAAAGAAGAAGAGTCGAAGGAACTGTGCGCGCAGGTTGAGGCACTGGAGATTATTGTCACCGCGATGCTTCGCAATATGGCGCAAAAAGACCAACAGCGGTTGATTGATCAGGTTGAGGGGGCGTTGTATGCGGTAAAGCCCGATGCCAGCATTCCTGATGACGACACGGAGCTGCTGCGCGATTACGTAAAGAAGTTATTGAGGCATCCTCGTCAGTAA
- the adrA gene encoding diguanylate cyclase AdrA, whose product MFPKIMNDENFFKKAAAHGEEPPLTPQNEHQRSGLRFARRVRLPRMVGLAGMFLPIASTLVSHPPPGWWWLVLVGWAFVWPHLAWQLASRAIDPLSREIYNLKTDAVLAGMWVGVMGVNVLPSIAMLMIMCLNLMGAGGPRLFVAGLVLMVVSCLVTLELTGITVSLNSAPLEWWLSLPIIVIYPLLFGWVSYQTATKLAEHKRRLQVMSTRDGMTGVYNRRHWEIMLRNEFDNCRRHNRDATLLIIDIDHFKSINDTWGHDVGDEAIVALTRQLQITLRGSDVIGRFGGDEFAVIMSGTPAENAITAMLRVHDGLNTLRLPSTPQVMLRISVGVAPLSPQMSHYREWLKSADMALYKAKKAGRNRTEVAA is encoded by the coding sequence ATGTTCCCAAAAATAATGAATGATGAAAACTTTTTCAAAAAAGCGGCGGCGCACGGGGAGGAACCACCATTAACTCCTCAAAACGAACATCAGCGTTCCGGGCTGCGCTTTGCCCGTCGCGTCAGGTTGCCCCGTATGGTTGGGCTGGCTGGGATGTTCTTACCGATTGCATCAACGCTGGTTTCGCACCCGCCGCCGGGGTGGTGGTGGCTGGTGTTGGTCGGCTGGGCTTTTGTCTGGCCGCATTTAGCCTGGCAGTTAGCGAGCAGGGCCATTGATCCACTTAGCCGGGAAATTTACAACTTAAAAACTGATGCAGTATTAGCGGGGATGTGGGTAGGCGTGATGGGCGTAAACGTGCTGCCTTCGATCGCGATGTTAATGATTATGTGTCTGAATTTGATGGGGGCTGGTGGCCCTCGTCTGTTTGTCGCTGGTCTGGTGTTAATGGTAGTTTCCTGCCTTGTCACGCTTGAACTAACGGGTATCACGGTGTCGCTAAATAGTGCACCGCTGGAGTGGTGGCTTTCCCTTCCCATTATCGTTATTTATCCTCTGCTGTTTGGCTGGGTCAGCTACCAGACGGCAACAAAACTTGCAGAACATAAACGCAGATTGCAGGTAATGAGCACTCGTGATGGCATGACGGGGGTTTATAACAGGCGTCACTGGGAAATTATGCTGCGTAATGAGTTTGATAATTGTCGGCGGCATAACCGCGATGCGACGTTATTAATCATCGATATCGACCATTTCAAAAGCATCAACGACACCTGGGGCCACGATGTGGGTGATGAAGCGATTGTGGCACTGACCCGACAGTTACAAATCACTCTGCGCGGCAGTGATGTGATTGGTCGTTTTGGGGGCGATGAATTTGCGGTGATTATGTCTGGTACGCCAGCAGAAAACGCCATTACCGCCATGTTACGCGTACATGATGGGCTAAATACATTACGCTTACCAAGTACGCCGCAGGTGATGTTGCGGATAAGTGTTGGTGTCGCGCCGCTGAGTCCGCAAATGAGTCACTATCGCGAGTGGCTGAAATCGGCCGATATGGCACTCTATAAAGCAAAGAAAGCCGGACGTAACCGCACCGAAGTGGCGGCCTGA
- a CDS encoding IS256-like element IS1414 family transposase, which produces MDEKQLQALANELAKNLKTPEDLSQFDRLLKKLSVEAALNAEMTHHPGYEKNQSRPGANSRNGFSTKTVITGDGPLELRTPRDRDGTFEPQLVKKNQTRITGMDNQILSLYAKGMTTREIAAAFKELYDADVSPALISKVTDAVMEQVVEWQNRPLDAVYPIVYLDCIVLKVRQDSRVINKSVFLALGINIEGQKELLGMWLAENEGAKFWLNVLTELKNRGLNDILIACVDGLKGFPDAINTVYPKARIQLCIVHMVRNSLRFVSWKDYKAVTRDLKAIYQAPTEEAGQQALEAFAAAWDCRYPQISRSWQANWPNLATFFAYPTDIRKVIYTTNAIESLNSVIRHALKKRKVFPTDDSVKKVVWLAIQSASQKWTMPLKDWRMAMSRFIIEFGDRLDGHF; this is translated from the coding sequence ATGGACGAAAAACAGTTACAGGCTCTGGCTAACGAACTGGCCAAAAACCTCAAAACCCCTGAAGACCTCAGTCAGTTTGATCGGCTGCTGAAAAAGCTCAGCGTTGAAGCCGCTCTCAATGCAGAGATGACACACCATCCTGGGTATGAGAAAAATCAGTCCAGACCAGGAGCTAACTCCCGCAACGGTTTTTCCACAAAGACCGTTATCACAGGCGACGGTCCACTGGAACTGCGTACTCCGCGCGATCGTGACGGTACCTTCGAACCACAACTGGTAAAGAAAAATCAGACCCGTATTACCGGGATGGATAACCAGATCCTCTCGTTGTATGCCAAAGGGATGACCACCCGTGAGATAGCTGCTGCGTTCAAAGAACTGTATGACGCAGATGTTTCACCGGCACTGATATCAAAGGTTACCGATGCCGTGATGGAGCAGGTTGTAGAATGGCAAAACCGACCACTGGATGCTGTTTACCCCATTGTTTATCTTGACTGTATCGTCCTGAAAGTTCGGCAGGACAGTCGCGTCATCAACAAATCGGTGTTCCTGGCACTGGGCATCAATATCGAAGGTCAGAAAGAACTGCTGGGTATGTGGCTGGCCGAAAATGAAGGGGCGAAGTTCTGGCTCAATGTGCTGACTGAACTGAAAAACCGCGGTCTGAACGATATCCTCATCGCCTGTGTGGATGGCCTGAAAGGCTTCCCGGATGCCATCAACACAGTATATCCGAAGGCCCGCATCCAGTTATGCATCGTGCATATGGTGCGCAACAGCCTGCGCTTCGTGTCATGGAAGGACTACAAAGCCGTCACTCGCGACCTGAAAGCGATTTATCAGGCTCCCACGGAAGAGGCAGGCCAGCAGGCACTGGAAGCGTTCGCTGCGGCCTGGGACTGTCGCTATCCTCAGATAAGCCGAAGCTGGCAGGCTAACTGGCCGAATCTTGCCACGTTCTTCGCTTATCCAACGGACATCCGCAAAGTGATCTATACGACGAATGCCATCGAGTCGCTAAACAGCGTGATCCGCCATGCGCTCAAAAAGCGTAAAGTGTTCCCGACAGACGACTCGGTGAAAAAAGTGGTGTGGCTGGCAATCCAGTCTGCGTCCCAGAAATGGACGATGCCGTTGAAGGACTGGCGAATGGCAATGAGCCGCTTTATTATCGAGTTCGGTGACCGCCTGGACGGTCACTTCTGA